TCAACGATCCGCTGGCGGTGCGCGATCGCGCCATGCTGGAAACCATGTACGGCGGTGGATTGCGTCTGTCGGAACTGGTGAATATGGATCTGCGCCATCTCGATCTCGACAGCGGTGAGGTCCGGGTGGTGGGTAAAGGCAGTAAAGAGCGGCAGGTACCGATTGGTGGCACCGCCGTGACCTGGCTGCAGCACTGGCTGCCGTTGCGCGACAGCTTTGCGCCGCAGGATGATGCGGTGTTTGTCTCCAATCGCGGCAGCCGTATTTCTGCGCGTAACGTGCAGAAACGCTTCGCCGAATGGGGCATTAAACAGGGCGTTGCCAGCCATATCCACCCGCATAAACTGCGCCACTCCTTTGCTACCCATTTGCTGGAATCGAGCGGCGATTTACGCGCGGTGCAGGAGCTGCTCGGCCACGCCAATCTCTCGACCACGCAAATCTATACCCATCTTGATTTCCAGCATCTGGCAACGGTGTACGATTCAGCCCATCCGCGTGCCAAACGAGGAAAGTCGTAATGAAGTTTTATCGTCCGCTGCGTCAGATCAAAGCGATCACTTTTGATCTCGACGACACCTTATATGACAACCATCCGGTGATCCGCAAAACCACCGCAGAATCCCATGCCGCGTTGCAGGCTTATCACCCGGCATTGGGCGATTTCACTCCGGCGGATTACCAGGCGCTGCGTGGTGAATTGCTGGTACGCGAGCCGGAGATTTATCACGATGTGTCCGAATGGCGTCGTCGTTCGGTAGAACTGGCGCTGATCAATGTCGGTCTTTCTGCTGCGGAAGCCACCAAAGGGGCCAGTGAAGTGATGAGCGTGTTTCATCGCTGGCGGAGCGAGGTGGAGATGCCGGAAGAGACGCATGCGACGCTGACCGCGCTGGGCAACAAAGTCCCGCTGGTGGCGATCACCAACGGCAATGCCAATCCGGAAAAACTCGGCCTCTCCTGCTATTTTGAGTTCGCGCTGCGCGCCGGGCCGCATGGTCGCGCCAAGCCGTGGCAGGATATGTATCATCTGGCTTCGGAGCGGTTAGGCATTGCGCCGGAACATATTCTGCATGTCGGTGACGATCTCACCACCGATGTGGCTGGTTCACTGCGCGCCGGGATGCAGGCATGCTGGATTAACCTGCGTGACGGCAATCTGATGCAGATTGACGATGCGCGCCTGCTGCCGCACGTTGAAATTTCGCAGTTGGCATCACTGACCTCGCTGCTATAATGGCTGTAAATTCATCCAGTATTTGGATGTTCTCTTTTTAAAACGGTGCTTATGGACGTTTCTGATCTGCTTAACGGCTTAAATGACAAACAGCGCGAGGCGGTCGCCGCGCCGCGCAGCAACCTGCTGGTGTTGGCCGGAGCAGGCAGTGGCAAAACCCGTGTGCTGGTGCATCGCATTGCCTGGCTGTTGTCGGTGGAGAACTGCTCGCCTTATTCGATTATGGCGGTCACCTTTACCAACAAAGCGGCTGCGGAGATGCGTCATCGTATCGATCAACTGATCGGCACCAGCCAGGGCGGCATGTGGATCGGCACTTTCCACGGCCTGGCGCACCGTTTACTGCGCGCCCACCATCTTGATGCGGGGCTGCCGCAGGATTTCCAGATCCTCGA
This genomic stretch from Pantoea cypripedii harbors:
- the xerC gene encoding tyrosine recombinase XerC, which produces MSSDSPLLPAVEGFLRYLKVERQLSPLTQENYARQLKVIISQADEMKITAWSQLEPAQVRNIAARSRRAGLGPSSLALRMSALRSFLDWQVRQGQLSGNPAKGISTPRNARHLPKNMDVDEVNQLLEIDLNDPLAVRDRAMLETMYGGGLRLSELVNMDLRHLDLDSGEVRVVGKGSKERQVPIGGTAVTWLQHWLPLRDSFAPQDDAVFVSNRGSRISARNVQKRFAEWGIKQGVASHIHPHKLRHSFATHLLESSGDLRAVQELLGHANLSTTQIYTHLDFQHLATVYDSAHPRAKRGKS
- the yigB gene encoding 5-amino-6-(5-phospho-D-ribitylamino)uracil phosphatase YigB, producing MKFYRPLRQIKAITFDLDDTLYDNHPVIRKTTAESHAALQAYHPALGDFTPADYQALRGELLVREPEIYHDVSEWRRRSVELALINVGLSAAEATKGASEVMSVFHRWRSEVEMPEETHATLTALGNKVPLVAITNGNANPEKLGLSCYFEFALRAGPHGRAKPWQDMYHLASERLGIAPEHILHVGDDLTTDVAGSLRAGMQACWINLRDGNLMQIDDARLLPHVEISQLASLTSLL